AAACatgagttttattttaattagataacaaaagaaagcaaaataaataataaaataaaacaaataataatggtATGCTGCAACCTTATGGCTAGAAGGTAGAGAAAAACATACACAGCGGATTCCCTTAAATGCTGTTTAATATAAAGatgaattataaaataatacacaatataattctataataatataaatatgtaaaatattaccTGAAACTAATCACAGTGACATCATTAataaaatctctctcacacaggcagtgatgtgttttatttctgtgacACAGTAAAGTGATAAGGTTACTgtactatatatttatttacgtTACACTACAATCCTAATATATAAAGTACAGCATCAATCATTTACACGGCcgatttcatcatcatcatcatcatctgtgcGATGCGACAAAAGTCTTGATAAAATATACTGAAAAATATCACAcagtggtttgtttgtttgtttgtttacatgggttgccagattgcatGATTCATAGCTGCTGGATCAGAAGGATTTTCAGTGGGAAAAATGGATTTCTGAGATAGTAGTTCGGTCACACGTAAAGTGATCTACAACACGTCAGAATGTGATTCACCCTGAAATGATCACATGACCCTGAAAAAGTGTGTTTCTGTAACAGGAGGCGGGTCAGGGAAATAATTAGCGCTTAAATTGTAcctgtttctatggcaacaagACAACATTTTGCCTGATGTGGTAAGGCAGTGTTGAAACaaacaatctggcaaccctgacaGCAAGTTACTCGGATGGTAACCATCAGAGTGACAGTGAGGGGCaggcaggaagtgtgtgtgtgtgtgtgtacacattatTGAGCTGGTGAATATGTAAGGCATAAATAATTTACCATACagtgtacatcacacacacacacagagagttgGAGTCAGTTTTCATGTTGAACTACTTTCacttcagcagtgtgtgtaattttaaaatgctgactcacacacacacacacacacacacgtgatgaTGTTCTAATTATGCTGCAGGAAACCCCTGACTTTAtgaagacagtgtgtgtgtgcgcactgcTTCTGGATCTTATTCACATGTACAGCAGAACTTCCACTTCAATATCCTGATTGTAAAGAATTATTTAAGCTTGGTCAGTTAAGCCCCGCCCATTTCCTAATGAATTCAGCTTAGATGCAGAAGAAGGTTCGATACTTCAAAATTACACACTACCTTACTTTCAGTTTTTGTATATTTTCCATAATAAAGTCTTCtttttattactactactgttcttctaattgttattattacaaGGATGATGTAACAGTGAACAGGTgaagatgaacacacacacacacacacacacacacagagagctgtTATTAGAGACATTTTATTCCCACATTGTAACTGTACAAAACCAAAAGAGAAAAGCGGCAGCGTATAAATAACCTTAggaacacagaaataaaaacacttccagacacacacaaaaagagagagagagcgagagagagagagagagctgtactGAAGACAGGTCTCCATACCCACAATGCCGTGGTGCTGCGTGGGCTCCACACATGCTAACATCTGATTCAGGCACTGAGGAGGAGGAACATAAATgagcaggaagaggaagtgtgtgtgtgtggtgcagtaaGGCTGAACAACACTAAGAGCTTTAGCCACAATGCTAATACAATtcagcgtgtttgtgtgtgtgtctttagaaAATGGGTGGAGCTTAGCAACTGCATTCCAAATCACTTGATTAGTGTTAATTTGTGCAGTCACACTGCTCACATCATCAGCTACAAATCAGAATGTGTACAGCTATGTCCTGTTACACTCCTCCCCTGGACAGAACCAAATTTATTAAAACTAATCAGTATACATCATTtacatcttgtgtgtgtgtgtgtgtaaacttccTGCCTGTCATAAGAAGTGCACATCTCATTGcaaacccagacacacacacacacacacacacacacacacaaagagagtcCTGATGCTCAGcttcacacagtgtgtgtgtaaacaacgAGAGatttcagcagtgtgtgtaatatgaatatgtctctgtgtgtgtgtgtgtgtgtgtgtgagagacagacagacagaaagagaaggagggagagaaagagagggagggagagaaagagagagagagagagagagagagagaaagagagacagcaaaagagagagatgtcttTGTGTATTATTAGATTGTGGTAGGGATAAGAAAAGACAAATCAAAGGCCGGTGAAGTTTAGAATAAAAACTGGAGTCCATCAGTTGAGCGCTCTTTATCATCACTCAGTCAGCACTCCATCATCAATCCGTCATCACTCCGTCATCAATCCGTCATCATGCTCCAGCTCTTCAGGAACAAGCAGATCAGTTCCTCAGAGCCGCCAACCTGAAACACACCATTAcaagtcaagtgtgtgtgtgatcatgtctGTGCGAGCAaatatgtatgtgcatgtgtgtgcgagcgtgtgtATGCTtgagcgaatgtgtgtgtgtatgtgcgagaGAATATATGCGAGCGAGTGTATATGTGcgagcaaatgtgtgtgtgtacatgtgcgtgtgtgagcgaatatgtgtgtgtatgtgtgtgtgtgtgtgtacctgcggGACAGCTGGTCCTCTTTGTCCTGTGTCCTGACTGAACTCTCCCCGAGGGAGGAGGCTCCTGCAGGAAGTTCGTTGAGCTGATCCATCACCTCCAGCCCGCTCTCCTCCGCAATCTGCACAATCAGATCATCCACCTGCTGCTGCGGCGTTGTCAGGGTGGTGGCTGAGCTCATAGAGTCCTCCATGACCTgtacgagcacacacacacactcttaaacctcACAATCTTGAGATGTCTCTCAAACAGCCATGTCCTGCATCAATCCCATCCTGATGATGGAGAGATTTCTCTGTCCTGACAGAAGGACGAGTCATTTATAGCACTTGAAGCGTAGTGTGCACTTACTGAAGTGTGTACATCCAGATTCTGGACCTGACTCTCAAACTTGTCCATGACGGCTGACACTTTCTGCAGGTCCATGGAGTTCAAAGCTTTATCCAGAGCCTTGGTCACCTGAGACATGTTCTTAGTcacctgatctcacacacacacacaaacacacacaatcaacaaCTGTGTGGTGTCATGAAGAGACACCCAAccaaaactgattatttttctataacagcatactatagaaacgataaggtatcagaggaAGTGCCTTAATATAAACCAgcattaatcaacacctgaccaCCAAGTccagtccagaactcagcagcagcatggttaaacatgtttataataaagatttaacccatgcacacacacaaacacacacacacacaaacacacactcacccccttCATGGTGACAGCGGTTTGTACTTTAGAAGCCACAGCATCGACACGTGATGCCATACGCAGCCAGTTCACACCTTCATTCTTCTTACGGATGGCGTTCTCAGCATACACACGTGCACAGTCTACATTCTTCTGCTGgagagcctacacacacacacacacacacacacacacacaggttagaCTTCATATAATGATGTgttctgccccctgctggtcaCAACCTGCTCTGCATCAAGGTGCCTTCATTGCCCAATcactgtgaggtgtgtgtagttctgtaagatttgagaatttaacaAGCTCCTCAACATTTCCCTCAACCAATCACAGTGCTCTGATATCATCAGAAGTGGGAGGAGTTAGAGGAATGACAAAAATTAACAAACCTTTTTAACTTTAGCCTGCTCTGCCTTTGAGTCTTTCTCAGCTTTCTTCGCCAGTCTCTCCAGCTGCTTTGCTGTGAactgaaagaaacacacacacacacactcagacatatacatataaaaccatatccatccatgtggatgttaattTGACACGtatcacctacctaagcattgttgcatgcatatataatatatatatatatatatatatatatatgcaacaatgcttaggtaggtgataCGTGTCAaattaacatccacatggatggcaggacccaagatttcccagcagaacattgtccaaagcatGACTCTGCCTCctctggcttgccttcttcccatagtgcatcctggtgccatgtgttccccaggtaagtgacacacatgcacccaaCCATCTACAtgttgtaaaagaaaacgtcattcatcagaccaggtcaccttcttccattgctccgtggtccagttctgatgctcacgtgcccattgttggcgcttttggtggggcacaggggtcagcatgggcaccctgactggtctgcagctatatagccccatatgcaacaaactgtgatgcactgtgtattctgacagcttcctatcagaaccagcattaactgcccatgaccctgtctccggttcaccactgttccttccttggaccacttttgatagatactgaccactgcagactgggaacaccccacaagagctgcagttttggagatgctctgatccagtggtggatcaaatccttacgcttgcccatttttcctgcttcattttattatatatatatatatatatatatatatatatatatatatatatatatatatatatatatatatatatatatatatatatatatatatatatatattcctgtgTAAGAGCACTGTGCCATTCAGTTAATTCTCTAAATATTATCCAGTTTCACAAACCTGgatacatggaaaaaaaaaagggattttCTGTACTGTATTTTTACACATTCTTGAccctgagagtgagacagatggtGGTGTGACATACCTTTAACTGGAAAAGTGTATCTgtgaggagagaaaagagaatcatataataataataataataataataataataataataaaacagtacaGAGAGaactttatataataaaaatttctGCACAAAGTCatacatttataaacattttcacTCTAGTCTTCTTAATGAAGCGGAGGAAACTATTGgtaatgaaaatgttttctacatttcttacttttaaaaagtgaaaatgacttttttttataataaatttacttatttattttatttaaaaaacaaacaaacaaaaaaacaacaaacacattgaaataaatgagtgatgagtTGCGGTCAGTGTTGTGGACAGGGACATCCTCAGCTTCTTGATTTGTAATCATTTTacacccagaaaaaaaaatgtacagtggACAGTTTCAGTACGTTTAGTAAAAGCACTCAGACACGTATTACAAAAACCTGAATACCGtctaaaaatctaataataagtaataaccAACCGAAGTCATATGAACTTATATCATGATATTGTTTAGTTGTGATTTTATCTGCGATTATTTTCAGCTATTAATATATCTCCTCACACTATGGGACTTGTTTCTGTTACCAATACAGGAACGCAGATGAAGTGGAACACACCGgacatcctgctgaaagaaagGTATCACTGTCCTGAAGCTGTACAAACACGACTGTAAATACATTTCTGATGACCTGTAATCAGTACTGAATCAGAGATTATGACGTAAACAGCAGGAGGCCACAGATCATATCGGACCAGATGAGATCAGATCAGACCAGTGGTCAGGGTGTGACTCTCCAGAGACTGGCAGGAATCTAGGGTTGATGTCTGGCTCACTAGGAGAATAGGCACCCTAGGTAGAGAACTTTAGCAGTCCTGCTGAGTAATGCTGAGTCTGAAACTTGTCCAGATTTAATAACCCCTACACCGTGTctaaagtaatggcacccccGATACCTTCCTGAAATCAACAAACACCTTCCTTTGTTCTCGCGTTTTTATTCAGACACATCCCTTTACATTTATCAGCTGATATGTAATATCATTcagtaacaaaataataaataattaatctcTTAGATCAGACAGCGCCAACATTTAGCAGACACGCTACTTTAGCCAAGTTAGCAGTTAGCATTATCATTTCGCACGGCGATTAAGCTAAACTCAACCAGAATCCGAATGGTGAATACATACACATGTTAAAGCACAAACACAAATCTGTCCTCACCGTCCATGTCTGTGTCCGTCAATAATAATCCGGGACACTGTTAATGGCAGcgtttgtttatttctgaccCACAACTGCAATCCGAGACACTTCCGCCTTCCTCCACCTTTCACCCGACCACGTGACCTGACGTCAGTCTCGCCGAAACCAGGACGTAATTATGACcgtaaattttatttatttatttatgtatttagttagttagttagttagttagttttatATGAATTACAATTCCTAAAAATTATATCTGCAGGTTTTATCACACCAAATATTCATAACTTAAGGAACCTAAAATGAATAAAcgatatgttttatatttttgtttgtttggtatAATTAAGATTATAACAGCGTTAtaatcataactctctctctctctctctctctctctcacacacacacacacacacacactggcatgtTCTAATTATGCTGCAGGAAAACCCTGACTTTAtgaagacagtgtgtgtgtgtgtgtgtgtgtgtgtgtgtgtgttgcttctGGATCTCATTCACATGTACAGCAGAATTTCCACTTCAATATCCTGATCGTTTAGAATTATTCAAGCTTGGTCAgttaagccccgcccctttcctaatgaatgacacacacacatccatccttAATATTAACAAAGGAACTaattaattcacacacacacactacatgctacATCTTCTGTGTGACTTGATGTGAGATGAGTAATGAAGCGGAGCATGTCCGAGGACACTTCATCTAGAGGAAGTGCATGAGGGGAAGTGTTTCACTGAGGATTAGAACACCGAGGCAGGGAGAGAGATTAGTGTGAgcaaagtgtgtgagtgataagtgtgattagtgttgagGGATGGACATGGACTGAGGTTCTGATGGGGAATGGGTTCCGCAGCCAGCAGCTCGTCACCACACACTGGTAATACACACCGGTAATACACACCATTATTATATAGCTTAAattagtgtctctctctctgtctctctctctctctcactctctctctgactgtctgtaaCACTGTGCCCTGTTGTCCTAATCTGTCTCTGTAGCTATTAATCTTTTGAAGTGTCTGATATTACAGTAATCTCAGCAAAATATTGGTGTATAGATTGTATAAGTGATAATCAGAATATTACTAACGTACATTAGTACAATCCATAGTCTTAGTGTTATAGTTAGTATATGTTATtgatatcagtgtgtgtgtgtgtgtgtgtgtgcgcatttgTAAGCCTTTTAGCTGTactcatgatgatgatgatgatgatgatgaagcacaGTGACAGTGGATTGTTCCGCTCAGTGTGTTTTGTCATGGCAGGTCGACTTGGGTTAAACACTGCCACTGTTCTCTCTCCACCAAGAGCTTAATCCCAATCCaatttaacacaaacacacacaacacacacacacacacacaaccgaatAATTCAgcttacttttcttttttttttaaatattgtttgaatatgaagctccacccctaGTCTCATTTATGTTTACATAATTCCCAGACTGGAACAGGATTTCTTCTATCATGTTCCTGTATCATTTTGTTTCTGCTATTAAACAGTACCTATTTTCACACtttaaacagtttatatttattttcagatattttatacaggtGTTTACCTTTAcggatattttatacagatgtttactcaaAGCGTTTTCCACTAACAAACTTATTCCATTTATCATCATTACAacaattgtattttattcatgttattttatttcattttgtatttgcacTGATCTTTTTTTAACTACTCTGCGTGCCTTAAATTGACTCCTGGGGATAAAATAAAAGGtttctgaattgaattgaattgatctCAACCTCACTCCTGACCAGTTTCAGAATCTCCACATCACAGTGATACCACCATCATGTGTCACAGTGAGGACGGTGTTTTCAGGGTTTTGGTTTCCACAAAACATTGTGCCAAAGGCGAACAAGCTTTTTCTTTCGTAATTTGTTTTTGTCACTCTTCCAGAAAGTGTGTGGGGTGTTCAGtgaagtgttcagtgtttattagaGTGTTCAGTGCCTCTTCCCTCAAGAcgaacacagacagacatttaTTCTAAGAAGGTGTATAATCTCTGTATTAAGAGtacactttgttttgttttttgtttttgttttttttacagtacatGAAGCTGTTTCATCACAGCAGCCCCAGGACAAagtcacatcatcaccatcatttttATCTCCTTCCTGTCCCCGGGCCCCgcccactatcatcatcacggCTCCGTCCAGGGAGAACCTGCTGGCTCCGGCTAACGGTCAGTCCATACAGAAGGCCAACCAGGAGCGGAGACCGGGCAGCCCCATCGTTGTAGGGGGGAGTTTCATCATCAGCAgagcctaacacacacacacatacacacaatcaccagGAGAGCCACACAGGTATGTCACTGTATAGCTAATAGATTACACATACAGTGcaaaaattatttatacacaAAGATATCaaagatatacacacacacacacacacacacacacacacatatatgtatatatatatatatatatatggaatacACAATGAATGTGAATTATGTTTTACGTGTGAATAAAATAGATATTTttgaaatatgaataaaaaaatatattatttataatgatttatatcgCTTATTAAAGCTGTTGACGGAGTTTGGCCACTGTACCACGTGACCTTACAGCCACATCCCGCGACATCTCGCGAGACTTCATCAATCCGAACCAAAACATAGCTAACGCGCTAATGTGTTAGCCGCGctgttttgcagtgtgtgtattcagactgtgtgtgtatcagatggAGAACCCGGCGGATCCTGAACCGGAGCCCATCAGGCTGAAATCTCTCAAATCCAGCAGGAGCTTTACTGTCCCGCACACCGAGCGGgtaagctaatgctaatgcgcGTGCCAGTTACTGATAATGAAAGATTATAGTActaaaaactctctctctctctctctctctctctctctccagttataaataaatgtacttttATAACTTTAAAACTGCATATAATATGTGTGTTAAATGATGCAGTATATGTAGACAGATGTGAGAGATCTGTATATAGagccgtgtgtatgtgtgtgtgtgtgttagttgggGAACTGCAGGAGTGTCAAAGAGTTTGAGAAACTCAACCGCATTGGAGAGGGAACGTACGGCATCGTGTGtgagtttaaacacacacacacacacaccagctttgTGGTCATTTACACTATGACACCAACaacttttaataaatgttttaaaatcctgttgtgtgtttgggtgtgtacACAGACAGAGCCCGTGACACACGCACAAATGAGATTGTGGCCCTTAAGAAAGTGCGCATGGATAAAGAGAAGGACGGTGAgttgtgagtcagtgtgtgttagaagacacactatgtgtatgtgtatgtatatgtgtttttagATGCGATAGTGTGTGCATAAATACCTaattaaactatatatatatatatatatatatatatatatatatatatatgtatatgtatatgtatatatatgtatatgtatgtgtatatatatatatatatatatatatgtgtatatttatgtgtatatatatgtatatatatatgtgtgtgtgtgtgtagggatccCTATCAGCAGTCTGAGAGAGATCACACTGCTCCTCAGGCTCAGACATCCGAACATTGTGGAGCtgaaggaggtggtggtggggaGCCAGTTAGAGAGGTAGTGGATGGAAggaagcacaaacacacagtatcatCTCAGAGCTGCATAATTTCCCATAGCATCTACTTGTGATATCGTCATGTGAAGCTTCTTCATCTCTGAAATATCAccagtgatgtttgtgtgtgtgtgtgtgtgtgtttcagcttgTTCCTGGTAATGAGTTACTGTGAGCAGGATTTGGCCAGCCTCCTGGAGAACATGCAGTCTCCCTTCTCAGAGGCACAAGTAAGCTCCtagactctctctcacacacacacacacacaagcctcaGTCTGGCCAGATCCAACTGACCCCTctccacatacacaaacatacatgcaCAGACACCCTGTTATgacatgcctgtgtgtgtgtgtgtgtaggtgaagtGTATTGTTCTGCAGCTGCTCAGGGGTCTGGTGTATCTTCATCACAACTTCATCCTGCACAGGTGAGAGACGTGACCAACTTATATTGACAAACCCACTGTCTCTGACATGCCCACTGATTCTGACACAGCCACTCTCCCTGCAGGGATCTGAAGGTGTCAAATCTTTTGATGACAGATAAAGGCTGTGTGAAGATCGGTGAgtgtcagcacacacacacacacacacacacaaacacacgtatAACAtgcaactctgtgtgtgtgtgtgtgtgtagcggatTTTGGCCTGGCACGTGTTTATGGAGTCCCTCAGCAGCCCATGACCCCTAAAGTAGTGACTCTGTGGTAAGTGTCACATCATTGCCTTCACtgctccaaactgttccaacaccccaccccccacccagTCTGCTGACAACAGTAAGAACTTTGACCTCATTGCCTGTGTGTGCAGGTACAGAGCACCTGAGCTCCTTCTGGGCACCAAGACACAGACCACTGCACTGGACATGTGGTACGACCCTCACACTGACCAGTCACTAACAGTCAATCTCTAACAATCTCTAACTCTAACAACTtgtgaataaaacactgtgttcagcacacactccactaataataaacagcttAATAATAATCGCTGAcgtggtgaagttttctgtgtgttttctgctGATTTTTCTCTTGTTAACTtgaagagagaaaataaagagagactgctgaaggGATGAGTCTTTATAGCTGACAGCTGAGTCTTTATAGCTGACAGCTGAGTCTTTATAGCTGACAGCTGAGTCTTTATAGCTGACAGCTGAGTCTTTATAGCTGACAGCTGAGTCTTTATAGCTGACAGCTGAGTCTTTATAgctgattgtttatagctgataaaaCACAAGAGACAACCGACTCATTTCAGAGATCATTAAATATAACTCTAAAGAGATAAAAGATATGGAATGCTTtcatttaataaacacacatgcttCAGCTTGttaacagtgctgtgtgtgtgtgtgtgggtgcgtgcgtgcgtgcacACAGGGCAGTGGGGTGTATCCTGGCTGAACTCCTGGCCCATAAGCCCCTGTTGCCAGGCAGCTCAGAGATCCAACAGCTGGATCTGATTGTGCAGCTGTTGGGAACACCGAACGAGAACATCTGGCCGGTACACAGTTACAGAGTGAATTTTTTTGTGTgaggttttttatttaaaacctttcttgagttttggtgtgtgtgtgtgtgtgtgtgtgtgtgtttagggctTCTCGCGGCTCCCCCTGGTGGGTCAGTACAGTTTAAGGAAACAGCCTTACAACAACCTGAAAAATAAATTCACCTGGCTGTCAGAGGCTGGACTCCGCCTCCTCAACCTGCTCTTTATGTACAACCCCCAACGCAggtacacgtgcacacacacacacacacacacacacacacacacacacacacatatgtttaatctttttcttttattttttcactgtcCTTGTTTAAGCATCATGAAgcttcaatgtgtgtgtgtatgtgtgtgttagggccTCAGCCAAGGACTGTTTAGAGAGTTCGTACTTCAAAGAGAAACCTTTGCGTGAGtatcacattgtgtgtgtgagtgagatgatggtgatttagtgtctgtgatgatggtgatgatgatggtgatgatttatgtgtgtgtgtctgtgtgatgtggtgtgtgtgtgtgtcgatggtgtgtctgtgtgatgaagatgattttgtgtgtctgtgtgatgatgataatgatgattttgtgtgtctgtgatgatgattttgtgtgtctgtgtggtgatgattttgtgtgtctgtgtggtgatgattttgtgtgtctgtgtggtgatgattttgtgtgtctgtgatgatgatgatgatgattttgtgtctgtgtgatgatgatgatgatgatgattttgtgtgtctgtgtgatgatgattttgtgtgtctgtgtgatgatgattttgtgtgtctgtgtgatgatgattttgtgtgtctgtgtgatgatgattttgtgtgtctgtgtgatgatgattttgtgcgtctgtgtgatgaagatgattttgtgtgtgtgtgatgaagatgattttgtgtgtctgtgtgatgatgattttgtgtgtctgtgtgatgatgattttgtgtgtctgtgatgatgattttgtgtgtctgtgtgatgatgatgatgatgatgattttgtgtctgtgtgatgatgattttgtgtgtctgtgtggtgatgattttgtgtgtctgtgtggtgatgactttgtgtgtctgtgtggtgatgattttgtgtgtctgtgtgatgatgattttgtgtgtctgtgtgatgatgattttgtgtgtctgtgtggtgattttgtttgtgtctgtgtgatgatgatgatgatgatgattttgtgtgtctgtgtggtgattttgtgtgtctgtgatgatgatgatgattttgtgtgtctgtgtgatgatgattttgtgtgtctgtgtggtgatgatgatgatgatgattttgtgtgtctgtgtggtgatgattttgtgtgtctgtgtgatgatgattttgtgtgtctgtgtggtgatgatgatgatgatgatgatgatgatgatgattttgtgtgtctgtgtggtgatgattttgtgtgtctgtgatgatgatgattttgtgtgtctgtgatgatgatgattttgtgtctgtgtgatgatgattttgtgtgtctgtgtggtgatgattttgtgtgtctgtgtggtgatgattttgtgtgtctgtgatgatgatgattttgtgtgtctgtgatgatgatgattttgtgtgtctgtgtggtgatgattttgtgtctgtgtgatgatgattttgtgtgtctgtgtggtgatgattttgtgtctgtgtgatgatgattttgtgtgtctgtgtggtgatgattttgtgtctgtgatgatgatgattttgtgtgtctgtgtggtgatgactttgtctgtctgtgtggtgatgactttgtgtgtctgtgtgatgatgatgattgtgtgtctgtgtggtgatgatgatgatgatgatgatgattttgtgtgtctgtgatgatgatgattttgtgtgtctgtgtgatgatgattttgtgtgtctgtgtggtgatgattttgtttgtgtctgtgtgatgatgatgattttgtgtgtctgtgatgatgatgattttgtgtctgtgtgatgatgattttgtgtgtctgtgtggtgatgactttgtgtgtctgtgtggtgatgatgattttgtgtgtctgtgtggtgatgatgattttgtgtgtctgtgtggtgatgatgattttgtgtgtctgtgtggt
This genomic stretch from Hemibagrus wyckioides isolate EC202008001 linkage group LG08, SWU_Hwy_1.0, whole genome shotgun sequence harbors:
- the chmp1a gene encoding charged multivesicular body protein 1a: MDDTLFQLKFTAKQLERLAKKAEKDSKAEQAKVKKALQQKNVDCARVYAENAIRKKNEGVNWLRMASRVDAVASKVQTAVTMKGVTKNMSQVTKALDKALNSMDLQKVSAVMDKFESQVQNLDVHTSVMEDSMSSATTLTTPQQQVDDLIVQIAEESGLEVMDQLNELPAGASSLGESSVRTQDKEDQLSRRLAALRN
- the cdk10 gene encoding cyclin-dependent kinase 10; protein product: MENPADPEPEPIRLKSLKSSRSFTVPHTERLGNCRSVKEFEKLNRIGEGTYGIVYRARDTRTNEIVALKKVRMDKEKDGIPISSLREITLLLRLRHPNIVELKEVVVGSQLESLFLVMSYCEQDLASLLENMQSPFSEAQVKCIVLQLLRGLVYLHHNFILHRDLKVSNLLMTDKGCVKIADFGLARVYGVPQQPMTPKVVTLWYRAPELLLGTKTQTTALDMWAVGCILAELLAHKPLLPGSSEIQQLDLIVQLLGTPNENIWPGFSRLPLVGQYSLRKQPYNNLKNKFTWLSEAGLRLLNLLFMYNPQRRASAKDCLESSYFKEKPLPCEPELMPTFPHHRNKRAGPIAESQSKRSKPGHSLAS